The Saccopteryx leptura isolate mSacLep1 chromosome 2, mSacLep1_pri_phased_curated, whole genome shotgun sequence genome has a window encoding:
- the GPR182 gene encoding G-protein coupled receptor 182 — protein MPVTANMESGPSEGVTAGPANGIGEIHNWTELFYFFNHTLTECDIELSESTKRVALFVLYLAIFVVGLVENLLVICVNWRCASRAGLLNLYILNMAIADLGIVLSLPVWMLEVMLDYTWLWGGFSCRFTHYFYFANMYSSIFFLVCLSIDRYITLTHASPSWQRHQHRVRRAVCAGVWVLSAIIPLPEVVHIQLVDGSEPMCLFMAPWETYSTWALVVTLSTTILGFLLPFPLITVFNVLTACRLRQAGRPESRRHCLLVCAYVSVFAICWLPYHVTLLLLTLQGSEISIHCYLAHLLFFFYDVIDCFSMLHCVVNPILYNFLSTSFRDRLLSAVVHYLPRVQAGAGGHTFSSSSSTQHSIIITKEGTQPTAAGSHHHPSLHLRVPDTSPISALQSRSAS, from the coding sequence ATGCCAGTCACGGCCAACATGGAGTCTGGTCCCTCCGAGGGGGTCACTGCAGGGCCTGCCAATGGCATTGGAGAGATCCACAACTGGACTGAACTGTTCTACTTCTTCAACCACACTCTGACCGAGTGTGACATTGAGCTCAGCGAGAGCACCAAGCGAGTGGCTCTCTTTGTCCTCTACCTGGCCATCTTTGTGGTTGGGCTGGTGGAGAACCTCCTGGTGATCTGCGTCAACTGGCGCTGTGCAAGCCGGGCGGGGCTGCTGAACCTCTACATCCTCAACATGGCCATAGCGGACCTGGGCATCGTCCTGTCTCTGCCCGTGTGGATGCTGGAGGTCATGCTGGACTACACCTGGCTCTGGGGAGGTTTCTCCTGCCGCTTCACCCACTATTTCTACTTTGCCAACATGTACAGCAGCATCTTCTTCCTGGTGTGCCTCAGCATCGACCGCTACATCACCCTCACCCATGCCTCTCCCTCCTGGCAGCGCCACCAGCACCGAGTGCGCCGTGCGGTGTGTGCAGGCGTCTGGGTGCTCTCGGCTATCATTCCGCTGCCTGAGGTGGTCCACATCCAGCTGGTGGACGGCTCTGAGCCCATGTGCCTCTTCATGGCACCTTGGGAAACCTATAGCACATGGGCCCTAGTGGTGACCCTGTCCACCACCATCCTGGGATTCCTGCTGCCCTTCCCTCTCATCACAGTCTTTAATGTGCTGACAGCCTGCCGGCTTCGGCAGGCAGGACGGCCTGAGAGCCGGCGCCACTGCCTTCTGGTGTGTGCCTACGTATCTGTGTTTGCCATCTGCTGGCTGCCCTATCATGTGACCCTGCTGCTGCTCACACTGCAGGGGTCCGAAATCTCCATCCACTGCTACCTGGCCCACCTGCTCTTCTTCTTCTATGATGTCATTGACTGTTTCTCCATGCTCCATTGCGTAGTCAACCCCATCCTTTACAACTTTCTCAGCACAAGCTTCCGGGACCGGCTGCTGAGCGCTGTGGTCCACTACCTCCCCAGGGTCCAGGCTGGGGCGGGTGGACATActttctcatcctcctcctccacacAGCATTCCATCATCATCACCAAGGAGGGCACCCAGCCGACTGCAGCAggctcccaccaccaccccagccTGCACCTCCGGGTACCAGATACCTCACCCATCTCTGCTCTTCAGTCTCGTTCAGCCAGCTGA
- the ZBTB39 gene encoding zinc finger and BTB domain-containing protein 39, protein MGMRIKLQSTNHPNNLLKELNKCRLSETMCDVTIVVGSRSFPAHKAVLACAAGYFQNLFLNTGLDAARTYVVDFITPANFEKILSFVYTSELFTDLINVGVIYEVAERLGMEDLLQACHSTFPDLESTAMAKPLTNTSESRSSTLSCSSVDPAHPLGELRGGGEHFGPDRNYVLPSDAGGGYKDEERNVTIDTNHSLPLPQQLLPPKTEDHDNPAPFTSAPNVVTQPVLGTVSMGIQTSTSTCQSYKLQSNGDFSKNNFPPDNAVDVTTGTNSCLSNSDHSRDPVFEQMDELQLEELGDDDLQFEDPTEEIGTAEEVIELSDDSEDELTFGENDNRENKAMPCQVCKKVLEPNIQLIRQHARDHVDLLTGNCKVCETHFQDRNSRVTHVLSHIGIFLFSCDMCEAKFFTQWQLTFHRRDGIFENNIIVHPSDPLPGKLGLFSGAASAELKCAACGKALAKDFHMVRGHILDHLNLKGQACSVCDQRHLNLCSLMWHMLSHLGISVFSCSVCANSFVDCHLLEKHMAMHQSLENTLFRCHLCSQSFKSEAAYRYHVSQHKCNSGLDLRPGFGLQHSALQKRKLPTEEFLSEELALQGQPGNSKYSCKVCGKRFAHTSEFNYHRRIHTGEKPYQCKVCHKFFRGRSTIKCHLKTHSGALMYRCTVCGHYSSTLNLMSKHVGVHKGSLPPDFTIEQTFMYIIHSKEAEKNPDS, encoded by the coding sequence ATGGGCATGAGGATCAAACTGCAAAGCACCAACCATCCCAACAACCTGCTGAAGGAACTCAACAAGTGCCGGCTCTCAGAGACCATGTGTGATGTCACCATTGTAGTGGGGAGCCGCTCCTTCCCAGCCCACAAAGCTGTGCTGGCCTGCGCAGCTGGCTACTTCCAGAACCTCTTCCTGAATACTGGGCTAGATGCTGCCAGGACCTATGTGGTGGACTTTATCACCCCCGCCAACTTTGAGAAGATTCTGAGCTTTGTCTACACATCAGAGCTCTTCACGGACCTGATCAATGTTGGGGTTATCTATGAGGTAGCTGAGCGTCTAGGTATGGAGGACCTCCTCCAGGCCTGTCACTCCACCTTTCCTGACCTGGAGAGCACCGCCATGGCCAAGCCCTTGACCAATACCAGTGAGAGCCGCTCCAGCACCCTGAGTTGCAGCTCAGTAGACCCTGCCCATCCGCTTGGAGAACTCCGGGGTGGTGGGGAGCACTTTGGTCCTGATAGAAACTATGTCTTACCTAGTGATGCTGGAGGAGGCTATAAAGATGAAGAGAGAAATGTTACCATTGACACTAACCATAGCCTGCCTCTGCCACAGCAGCTACTGCCACCAAAGACCGAAGACCATGATAATCCTGCTCCTTTCACATCTGCACCTAATGTGGTGACCCAGCCAGTCCTAGGCACTGTCAGCATGGGCATCCAAACCAGCACAAGCACCTGCCAGTCGTACAAACTTCAGAGCAATGGAGACTTCAGTAAAAACAACTTCCCCCCTGACAATGCAGTAGATGTTACCACTGGAACCAACTCCTGTCTGAGCAATAGTGACCACTCCAGAGATCCAGTCTTTGAGCAGATGGATGAGCTGCAGCTGGAGGAACTAGGGGATGATGACTTGCAGTTTGAAGATCCCACTGAGGAGATAGGCACAGCTGAGGAGGTGATTGAGTTGAGTGACGACAGTGAGGACGAGCTGACTTTTGGAGAGAATGACAACCGAGAGAATAAGGCCATGCCCTGCCAGGTGTGCAAGAAAGTTCTAGAACCCAACATTCAACTGATCCGACAGCATGCTCGGGACCACGTGGACCTACTGACAGGCAACTGCAAGGTGTGTGAGACCCACTTCCAGGACCGAAACTCCAGGGTGACCCATGTTCTGTCTCACATCGGTATTTTCCTGTTCTCCTGCGACATGTGTGAAGCTAAATTCTTTACCCAGTGGCAGCTGACTTTCCATCGACGGGATGGAATTTTTGAGAACAACATCATTGTCCATCCCAGTGATCCCCTGCCTGGGAAGCTGGGTTTGTTTTCAGGGGCAGCCTCTGCAGAGTTGAAATGTGCTGCCTGTGGGAAGGCATTGGCCAAAGATTTCCATATGGTCCGGGGCCACATCCTTGACCATCTAAACTTGAAGGGCCAGGCCTGCAGCGTGTGTGACCAGCGCCACCTCAACCTTTGCAGCCTCATGTGGCACATGCTCTCCCATCTCGGCATCTCAGTATTCTCCTGCTCTGTCTGTGCGAACAGCTTTGTGGACTGCCATCTCCTAGAGAAGCACATGGCTATGCACCAAAGCCTGGAAAACACTCTCTTCCGCTGCCATTTGTGTAGCCAGAGCTTCAAGTCGGAGGCCGCCTATCGCTACCATGTCAGCCAGCACAAATGCAACAGTGGTCTTGACCTGCGGCCTGGCTTTGGGCTACAGCACTCAGCTCTCCAGAAGCGGAAGCTGCCCACAGAGGAGTTCCTGAGTGAGGAGCTGGCTCTACAGGGCCAACCTGGGAACAGCAAGTatagctgcaaggtctgtggcaAAAGATTTGCCCACACAAGTGAGTTCAACTACCACCGGCGGATCCACACAGGTGAGAAGCCGTACCAGTGTAAGGTGTGCCACAAATTCTTCCGAGGCCGCTCAACCATCAAGTGCCACCTGAAGACACACTCAGGGGCTCTCATGTACCGCTGCACAGTCTGTGGCCACTACAGCTCCACCCTGAACCTCATGAGCAAGCATGTCGGGGTGCACAAAGGTAGCCTCCCGCCCGACTTCACCATTGAGCAGACCTTCATGTACATTATCCATTCCAAAGAGGCAGAAAAGAACCCGGACAGCTGA